Genomic window (Enterobacteriaceae bacterium 4M9):
CTTTGGCGCGCTCAAGCGCAACCACGGCACGTCCGGCATCGCAGTGGAACTCCTGCGGTTTACCGGCTTCGCTCTCTTCCGGCGTAGGGATAACCGGGCTCATATCAATCACGTGCTTGAGCGAATCGCTGTTTTGCAGGAAATACTGTTCAACGCTGTTGATAGCATCACGGGTGCGCGCAATGTCGTAACCGCTGGCATTCATGTTAACCACGAAGCCCGCCGGTGCCACACCAATCAGCACCAACATCACCAGACCAATGCCTTTCTGACCGTCATTTGCGCCGTGCGAGAAGCTCACGCCAATAGCAGAGAGAATAAGGGCAATACGGGTCCAGAACGGCGGCTTTTTCTTGCCGTCTTTCTTTTCACGCTCGGCCGGGGTGAGGTGGATACGGCGGCGTTTTTTGGTGCCGCTCCAGAAGCGGCGCAGCAGGAAAATCATGCCGCCTGCGACTACCAGCCCCACGATGGGAGAGATAATCAGCGAACCAAAAATGCCGAGCACTTTCGGGATATTCAGCGCTTCAACGATAGAGGTGCCGGTCATCAGCGCATTGGTTAAACCGATGCCGATAATTGCGCCAATAAGCGTATGGGAGCTGGAGGCTGGCAGCCCAAAATACCAGGTGCCGAGGTTCCAGATAATGGCCGCCAGTAGCATGGAAAAGACCATGGCAAGGCCGTGAGTGGAGCCGACGTTAAGCAGGAGATCCGTGGGGAGCATATGCACAATGGCATAGGCCACACTCAGGCCGCCCAGCAGCACGCCGAGGAAATTGAACACCGCAGCCATTACAACCGCAATCTGTGACCGCATCGCGCGGGTATAGATAACCGTTGCCACTGCGTTGGCTGTGTCATGGAAGCCATTGATGGCTTCGTAGAACAGAACAAAGATCAGAGCAAGTACTAGCAAAAGCCCGGTATGCAGATCCAGGCCGGCAAATAGATGTAGCATAGACGTTACGCCATTTAATCAGGACATGAACGCGGCGCATTATCCGGGACAATGGCGGCGGGGGCAAAGTGAAATATAGACTTTTTTTGACATTAACCGCGGTGAATGTAAAAGAAATAAATAATTTGTCGCCAGTTTTCAGTTCGTTAATGGATGTGACAATTTTTGCTGCTGGTGCGGGCAGCGCGCAAACTTTACAATCTTCCCCCTCAAAAGTGGGGGCTTAGCGTGGAAAAGTTTGATGTCATTATTGTAGGTGCCGGTGCTGCGGGGCTATTTTGTGCAGCCCAGGCGGGTCAGCAGGGGTTGAATGTACTGCTGCTTGATAACGGTAAAAAGCCCGGTCGTAAGATTTTGATGTCAGGCGGCGGGCGCTGTAATTTTACCAACCTGTACATTGAGCCTGCCGCGTACCTGAGTGACAACCCGCATTTCTGCAAGTCCGCACTGGCGCGCTACACCCAATGGGATTTTATCGATCTCGTCGGGCGCTACCAGATTGCCTGCCATGAAAAAACGCTCGGCCAGTTATTTTGCGACGACTCAGCACAACAGATTGTCGATATGCTGGTGGCCGAATGCGAGAAAGGTAAGGTCACGCAGCGACTGCGAAGCGACATTCTGAGTACTGAGCGCAGTGACGCAGGCTACACGCTCACGCTTAACGGCGCTGAGGTGCAGGCGCCGCAGCTGGTGATTGCCAGCGGTGGCCTGTCGATGCCGGGGCTGGGGGCCACACCGTTTGGCTATAAAATTGCCGAGCAGTTTGGTCTGAAGGTGCTGCCCACGCGCGCAGGCCTGGTGCCTTTTACACTACACAAGCCGCAGCTTGAGCAGTTCAACACGCTGTCTGGCGTCTCGGTTGAGGCGGTGGTGAGCGCCCACAACGGCACCAGCTTTCGTGAAAATATCCTCTTTACCCACCGCGGGCTGTCTGGCCCGGCGATTTTGCAAATATCCAGCTACTGGCAGCCGGGCGAGCGCGTGACCATTAACCTGCTGCCGGACCAGAGCGTGGAGGCCTTCCTTGATGTGCGTCGCGCCAGTAATCCTGACCAGAACCTGAAAACGGCGCTCTCCCAGCTGCTGCCAAAGCGGCTGGTGGATATCATGCAGACTACAGGCGATATTCCCGATGTCACCCTAAAACAGCTGCAGGCGCGTGAGCAAACGGCGCTGGCAGAGCGTCTGCACGGCTGGCAGGTACAACCGAACGGCACTGAAGGTTACCGCACCGCAGAGGTGACGCTGGGCGGTGTAGATACCCACGCGCTGTCGTCGCGCACGATGGAAGCACGCGACGTGCCGGGGCTATATTTTATTGGTGAAGTGGTGGACGTTACCGGCTGGCTTGGCGGCTACAACTTCCAGTGGGCGTGGAGTTCGGCCTGGGCCTGTGCGCAGGCGCTGGTTGAGGCTACGCGATAAAAAAGCGTTGTTACCTGTTTTTCGCACTCAGGGCAACGTTCAAGGTGGGCATCCTTCATTACAAAGTGTGGCTGCCCACCTTGTAAAGGCAATAATATATAAACACTGCCTTATTTAAGATAATAAAAAGGGCGTCATACCCGAGAATAAACAATTTTTCTGTCGTGTAAGGTTATATGTTGTGGGCTGTGTGCAATGTTTTTAATCAGCCAGGCTGATTGCTCAGATGCTTTTCGATATTAATCGTTATAACAGAATTATTTTAAGAAATAACGTTTCAGCTATCATTGACCACGACAGATTGATAGCGTTTACTCATTATTAATGATGGCGATAATCCATGCTGCGCTATGCCACAGACGCGGGCCAGTTAACATCTGTATGCGCGATGTTAACGTGATAAGCCCGCAGGGTGGCGCGCTTTTATTGTGCCGAAAATCATCAACCTCACACAAAAATAAGTGACGGGTGGCTCTGTTCGGGTCTTATCTACGCGTTGTTTTGAAAGTGTCGCCATGTATTCCATTTAAAGAGTGGGGGAGGATTGTGAAGGATATATGTTAAAAGTCTATAGCTGTGGCAGGTAATAAAATAGCATCCACACGCAGTATGCTTATATTAATGCCCCGTTGTTAAACCGGTGTGGCAGGTTTTTATGTGCTTAATCGGAGCGCTTTAGGACGCTATATACAGTATATATCCACGACGAAAAATCATATGCACAGCAATGTTGTCTCTTAAATAAATACGTCCAATGAAAGTTAAGAGGTCAAAATGAATATTAAATATGTTTTTGCTTGCGCGCTGGTTGTACCGCTTCTCACTGGCTGCCCATATAACCCAACTACGCCTGCGCCGCCCGCCGCCTATTTTAATCAGTTCGATCAGTTTCAGGCTGAACTGGCAGCCAGAAGCGCCCAGAAAATTGGCTCGGCCGATGATTTTAAAATTATCGTCACCCAGGTGGCTTACCCGATAGGTACCTTGATGCGAGCCGGTAGCACAATCCCAATCGACTACTCGGCATGCACGCCCACCTCGACGCCCGTTGCGTATGGTGCCCCCAGTCTCTTTCCAACGTATACGCTATCAAAAGCCCTGGCTGTTGATTTGGGTCTTGATAACGAGGTCATCAACAAACTCACCGATTTCGGCGTGAAGGTTTCCACCACTGATAAAGTGACGTTCTCGGTCAAAAATACCAGCCTACAGACCCTGGCAGATACGGATCTGAAAAAAACATTGGGGAATGCAGGCTGTCGGGAAATCATCAAAGGGAATACGGCCTGGTTAGTCAGGGGATATGTGGAAGGCCAGCGTGACTTTAGCCTGGAGAAATCCAAAAAGGCGACAATCTCTGGAAGCGTGCAAAAAATCGCGTCGTTTAACGTCGATGGGAGCAAGGAAAATGGGCTTAGCCTGACTGACGATAAAACGGTGGGTTTCCTGCAAATTATTTCACAAGTGACGACAGCCGCAGAGAGCTCTGTCCCTGCATTTGAAAAACCGACCGCGCAAAATGTCCAGGGAAGAACCTTCATTCAGCAGGACAGGCTGGATGCGTCGGATGCCGGGATGGTTATCTCGAAGGCGTTGAAGGCAAGTCACTTTAATGTCATGGGCATTGAGAAGCTGACCTCATCTGAAATGCCTGATACCGCGCAGGTGCGTTTGTTTAACAATGGTGACCGACAGGATGCACTGCGTGCGCTCTCTGAGTTACATAAACTTTATCCTAACGCGGAGCTGAAAAAAATCGGGCTACCTGCGGCACCCGGCCATTTAGAGATATGGCTGCCTAAAGTGCGTTAAGCGGGTAACGATAGCCGCTTGTGAGGTAGAAGACTTCACAAGCGGTTTGGTTCGCTCAGGCCAGCCGGTTAACAGCGCCTGTCATTTTAAATAAGACCGGGAAGCGGATACCGCGTCAGGTATAGCGATATCATTAACCGGTGAGGCCTGGCCATTTTATTCTTAAAGGCAATAGTGCTATTGATTGAATAAACATGCTGGTCAGGCGTTACTATCATGAGAAAACAGACTGCCTTTGTCTTCTGCTCGTTTAGCGATAAATTTCGGCCACGCCATACAGCTTATTATTGCCCGCAGCGGAGATAATTTTATACGCGCTGGCGCCTTGTTTATCGGCCTTGCGTGAGAGCGCGTCTGACAGATCGTCCAGGGTATAAGCACCGCCCATGGAGACCACGCCTATCTTCTCTTTTCCGTCGGTATTATTGACCAGCTGGGCGGCAAAGGCGCTATTCAGCGTGGCAAAACTCAGTAACAGTGCAGCAATAAATGTCGTTTTCATGGTGTCTACCTCAATAAGCAGGGCTGAGAAAAGTTATCGTCATGGCCATTTCCCGTGACGTTTCATTGCACTATACCGACCTGAACTGTCGTCAGCCTGACGGTGATATAACAATTTTGTCAGAATGGTAGAACGGTTTATTCCACTCGGTTTGCTATTGCCTGGCGCGAGCGCATGAGGTGGTGTGGGGCCTGACAGGAGGGACATCGCTGGCCTGAACGACGCCGTTTTTTGCCGCCAGTTCATTGGCAATCCGCGCCGCTATAAGAAACATTTTGTTTATTTGGTGGAGGCTTTTGAGTGCGTCAGAGTATTAAGGCGCATTGTTGTCAGGCTTCCCGTTAAATGAGAGGCTCGGTGAACTGGCCTCATGCACATTGCGGGGGAAATAAGACGCTGTTTGAGGCCGCAGAAACCTCCGCGACCGGCCAGTCTTACCGGCTTTGGCAAAAACGCGCCGTTTTACCAAAGCCGGTAAGACTGGGTTTTACACGTGATGCTCGCCAGGCGCTAAAAGCACGTTAAGCGCGGTTAAATATCGCGTGCATGACCCATCAGCCATTCCATCAGGCCCGGTCAGAACGTGGGGATCACCCGCCCGTCGCGACAGCGCTCTGCCTGGGGTGCACCGATTTCACCTGTAGGGACGCAACGCGCCGGGTGCGAATAAATAAAGGAAAGCGTTTGCCAGGGTCGGTGTGCGGTGCTTTTTTCATGCTGTACCAGCACCGCTATGTGGCCGATGAAAAGGCCTGGGTTAAGACAGCGCGCGGTAGTCCTGTTCGGACACCGGCTCCAGCCATTCGGTGGACCCACCTTCGGCGGGAACCTCAATAGCAATATGCGCAAACCAGCTGTCTGCGGCTGCACCGTGCCAGTGTTTAGCCCCGGCAGGAATATTCACCACATCGCCAGCGTGCAGGCGGCGAGCCGGTTGATTCCATTGTTGATACCAGCCGTGCCCGCCGGTCACCAGCAGGATCTGCCCGCCTTTATGATGGATATGCCAGTGATTGCGACAGCCCGGTTCAAACACCACATTGCCGACTTTTACGCCTTCGGTAGAGAGCATGTTCAGGTAGCTGGTGCCCTGGAAATACTGCGCGTACGCCTCGTTTTTTGGCCCTTTCGGGAAAATGCCGTTGCCGTCAAATTGTGCTGTCATGGTGTTTTCCTTTATCACGTGATGAGTCTGCGGTCTGGGGATCACCTCTGCCAGCACCGCGCTGGCATTAGCCGCTACTGCGCTCCCCAGTTGTCTTTCCAGCACCTTGATAAAATCCCACAGCTGCCCGGCGGTCAGCCCGGTATTCAGGCTCATGGAAAAATGGCTTTTAAGCTGGCTGTTGACGCCAGATAGTGCCGCCAGCGCAGAAATCGTGGCCAGTTCCCGGGTCTGCCAGTCCAGGGTATCGCGCATAAAGATATCGCCGAAGAGGTGAGATTTAAGGAACTGGTCAATGGCGGGCGCAAAGTCAAAAAGCGGGCCGCTCACGGGCTGGCCGACCAGCTGTGTCTGGTTGCGGGTGCCGGTTTCAAGGCTGTTTTCGTGGCAAGACACAGGTGTTGCGTCTCGTCCCGTTTCGTCATTAAGACCCTGCTGCTGGCGGTGTTTCACCAGCGCCATCAGCGCTCCGAGGGCATTGAGGCTTCTGGGGAAACCAGCATAGGCATACAGTTGAACCAGCACTTCTTTGGCTTCGTTAACCGTTATGCCAACGTTAAGTGCCTCATCGAGCGCCGTATTCAACAGCGCGATATCACCGCGGGCGGCAAAGGCTGCAACCGGAATAATAGCCTGCTGTTTTTGGCTTAAGAGAGTTTGCATTGCTTATCTCCAGAGGACGCGCAGAAGAAAGGGAAAGTCGCGTTCACAGAGCAAGTGTATTGAAAGGCTGATTAAATGATAAGCTACACAAATGTGCATACACTGGTGCATTAAATTCACCAACCATGACAAAAGAAAAACTAAACGACCTCCAGGCCTTCGTCACCGTCGCCCGCGAGCGCAGCTTTACCCGCGCGGCGGCTTTGCTCGGCGTTTCGCGTTCTGCGCTCAGTCATACGCTGCTGGGACTTGAGGCGCGCCTTGGCGTACGGCTATTAATTCGCACCACGCGCAGCGTTTCACCCACACAGGCCGGGCACCGCCTGCTCGGAGTGCTTGGCCCGCGGCTTGATGACATTGAGTCTGAACTGGCGGCCCTGCGCGCAGAGCGCGACAAACCGGCGGGTACGGTGCGCATTACCGCCAACGATCACGCCATTGTCACCGTGCTCTGGCCGCGGCTGCGGCCATTGCTGGATGAGTATCCGGATATTCATATTGAATTTAGCGTGGGTTATGAACTGACCGACATTGCCGCCCGGCAGTTTGATGCCGGGGTACGCATGGGCGACCAGGTAGATAAGGACATGATTGCCGTGCGTCTGACGCCAGATGTGCAAATGGCGGTGGTGGCCGCACCGGGCTACCTGGCGGGCAAAGCGCCGGTAACCTGCCCGGCAGATCTTGTTGTGCACAACTGCATTAACCTGCGCCTGCCGACCCATGGCGCGCTGTACGCCTGGGAGTTTGC
Coding sequences:
- a CDS encoding NAD(P)/FAD-dependent oxidoreductase, whose translation is MEKFDVIIVGAGAAGLFCAAQAGQQGLNVLLLDNGKKPGRKILMSGGGRCNFTNLYIEPAAYLSDNPHFCKSALARYTQWDFIDLVGRYQIACHEKTLGQLFCDDSAQQIVDMLVAECEKGKVTQRLRSDILSTERSDAGYTLTLNGAEVQAPQLVIASGGLSMPGLGATPFGYKIAEQFGLKVLPTRAGLVPFTLHKPQLEQFNTLSGVSVEAVVSAHNGTSFRENILFTHRGLSGPAILQISSYWQPGERVTINLLPDQSVEAFLDVRRASNPDQNLKTALSQLLPKRLVDIMQTTGDIPDVTLKQLQAREQTALAERLHGWQVQPNGTEGYRTAEVTLGGVDTHALSSRTMEARDVPGLYFIGEVVDVTGWLGGYNFQWAWSSAWACAQALVEATR
- a CDS encoding DUF1471 domain-containing protein encodes the protein MKTTFIAALLLSFATLNSAFAAQLVNNTDGKEKIGVVSMGGAYTLDDLSDALSRKADKQGASAYKIISAAGNNKLYGVAEIYR
- a CDS encoding cupin domain-containing protein, coding for MQTLLSQKQQAIIPVAAFAARGDIALLNTALDEALNVGITVNEAKEVLVQLYAYAGFPRSLNALGALMALVKHRQQQGLNDETGRDATPVSCHENSLETGTRNQTQLVGQPVSGPLFDFAPAIDQFLKSHLFGDIFMRDTLDWQTRELATISALAALSGVNSQLKSHFSMSLNTGLTAGQLWDFIKVLERQLGSAVAANASAVLAEVIPRPQTHHVIKENTMTAQFDGNGIFPKGPKNEAYAQYFQGTSYLNMLSTEGVKVGNVVFEPGCRNHWHIHHKGGQILLVTGGHGWYQQWNQPARRLHAGDVVNIPAGAKHWHGAAADSWFAHIAIEVPAEGGSTEWLEPVSEQDYRALS
- a CDS encoding LysR family transcriptional regulator, coding for MTKEKLNDLQAFVTVARERSFTRAAALLGVSRSALSHTLLGLEARLGVRLLIRTTRSVSPTQAGHRLLGVLGPRLDDIESELAALRAERDKPAGTVRITANDHAIVTVLWPRLRPLLDEYPDIHIEFSVGYELTDIAARQFDAGVRMGDQVDKDMIAVRLTPDVQMAVVAAPGYLAGKAPVTCPADLVVHNCINLRLPTHGALYAWEFAQGSEKINVRVEGQTIFDNTFLMIQAALDGVGLAYVPQDLVAKHLASGRLTAQLADWCPHFPGYYLYYPSRQHLPAAFERVVEALRLQKRA
- the pitA gene encoding inorganic phosphate transporter PitA codes for the protein MLHLFAGLDLHTGLLLVLALIFVLFYEAINGFHDTANAVATVIYTRAMRSQIAVVMAAVFNFLGVLLGGLSVAYAIVHMLPTDLLLNVGSTHGLAMVFSMLLAAIIWNLGTWYFGLPASSSHTLIGAIIGIGLTNALMTGTSIVEALNIPKVLGIFGSLIISPIVGLVVAGGMIFLLRRFWSGTKKRRRIHLTPAEREKKDGKKKPPFWTRIALILSAIGVSFSHGANDGQKGIGLVMLVLIGVAPAGFVVNMNASGYDIARTRDAINSVEQYFLQNSDSLKHVIDMSPVIPTPEESEAGKPQEFHCDAGRAVVALERAKGMLNGLESYDKLSVEERGDMRRLLLCVSDTADKVARLPETKADDKRYLKELKSDMLYTIEYAPIWIIMAVALALGIGTMIGWRRVATTIGEKIGKKGMTYAQGMSAQMTAAISIGVASYTGMPVSTTHVLSSSVAGTMIVDGGGLQRKTVTNILMAWVFTLPASIGLSSGLYWLSLQLI